A window of Deinococcus cellulosilyticus NBRC 106333 = KACC 11606 genomic DNA:
CGCCACCTGGATCAGCTGGCCCAGTGACAATGAACTGTGGTTCGGCCATCTGGAGGCGGTGCGCAAGGAATTCACCGAACTGGTCAAGACCATCGCAAGATTCGAGCCTGTGCATGTGCTGGTTCGTGACGATGAAGCCCACCAGGACGCCACCACCCGCCTTGCCGGAGTGGGAGGCCTGACCTTCCACAAGATTCCCCTGGACGATGTGTGGTTCAGAGACAACGGCCCCATCTTCATCAAAAGGGGAGAGGACCTCAGTTTCGTCAACTGGATCTTCAACAGCTGGGGCGAGAAATTCAACTGGCAGAAAGACAATGAAGCTCCAGAAGCTGTGGCAGAGTACCTGGACATTGCCCACTGGGATGTGGATGTGGTGATGGAAGGGGGTTCTCTGGAAGTGAACGGGCTGGGCCTGTGCATGACCACAAAGCAGTGCCTGCTGGAGCCCAAACGCAACCCCAACCTCACCCCTGAACAGCTTGAGGGTTACCTGAAAGAGTATCTGGGCATCACCAAGGTGCTTTGGCTGGAAGACGGTCTGGAGAACGACCACACCGACGGTCACATCGACACCATCATCCGGTTCACCAATGAAAACACCGTGGTGTGCAGCATCGACACCAACGTGGAAGATCCCAACCATGCCACCATGCAACGCAACCTGGACCTGCTCAGGACCTTCACCGATCAGGATGGCAACCCCCTGAACATCATTGAGCTGCCCCTCCCGAAAAATCGTCTGGAACTTGAAGGAGACCGCCTGCCTCCCACCTACGCCAACTTCTACATCGGCAATGGCTTTGTGGTGGTGCCCACCTACGGGGACCCCAATGATGAGCGGGCAATCGACATCCTCAAGCCCCTCTTCCCGGACCGTGAAGTGATTGGTCTCTCCAGCCGGGCCATCATCAATGGTGGAGGCTCTTTCCACTGCGTCACCCAGCAGCAGCCCAAGGGTGTGATCTGGAAGGGGTAACCCCAGGGTGAGCCATCGGCTCACCCCTACAAGGGATTTTGCTGGTGAAAAATCCCCATCTGAAAGGAGGCAACCATGCCCAAACTGGCCGTCATTCAAATGAGCATGACCCAGGTCTTGCAGGAAAATGTGGACAAAGGGGTCAAACTGGTGCGAGAGGCTGCGGCCCATGGTGCCCAGATCATCCTGCTTCCAGAGCTTTTCGAGAATTACTACTTCTGTCAGCTGGAGCGGGAAGAGTATTTTGAACTCGCCCATCCGGTGGAAAACCATCCTTTTCTGAGCACCTTTCAGGAACTGGCAAAGGAACTGAAGGT
This region includes:
- a CDS encoding agmatine deiminase family protein is translated as MLHLKEPTPHSLGFRMPAEWAEHAATWISWPSDNELWFGHLEAVRKEFTELVKTIARFEPVHVLVRDDEAHQDATTRLAGVGGLTFHKIPLDDVWFRDNGPIFIKRGEDLSFVNWIFNSWGEKFNWQKDNEAPEAVAEYLDIAHWDVDVVMEGGSLEVNGLGLCMTTKQCLLEPKRNPNLTPEQLEGYLKEYLGITKVLWLEDGLENDHTDGHIDTIIRFTNENTVVCSIDTNVEDPNHATMQRNLDLLRTFTDQDGNPLNIIELPLPKNRLELEGDRLPPTYANFYIGNGFVVVPTYGDPNDERAIDILKPLFPDREVIGLSSRAIINGGGSFHCVTQQQPKGVIWKG